In Alphaproteobacteria bacterium, one genomic interval encodes:
- a CDS encoding flagellar hook assembly protein FlgD, which translates to MDITSISSAASLIDPVNLADDAGVSLGSDLDTFLSLLITQLQNQDPLSPMDTTEFTSQLVSFSQVEQSITANKNLEQVIALSQGSFNTAALGYIGMTVEATGNDVPYNGEPLQLYYTLPVEAEETLLTVFDATGQVVFQTAGENGKGRHGYVWDGKDTLGNPVDPGTYNVQVLGTDEDGEPLSGDVSYAAVVTGVHTESGTLVLDINGISQPLDTIISVTKTPAI; encoded by the coding sequence ATGGACATCACCTCAATCAGCAGCGCGGCGAGCCTGATCGATCCGGTCAATCTGGCCGACGACGCCGGCGTATCCCTTGGCTCCGACCTCGACACGTTTCTCAGCCTGCTGATTACCCAGCTACAGAATCAGGACCCGCTGTCGCCCATGGATACGACCGAGTTCACCTCCCAGCTCGTGTCTTTCTCTCAGGTGGAGCAGTCGATCACCGCCAATAAGAACCTGGAGCAGGTCATCGCCCTCAGCCAGGGCAGTTTCAACACCGCCGCGCTTGGCTATATCGGCATGACCGTAGAGGCGACAGGCAATGACGTGCCTTACAACGGCGAACCGCTGCAGCTCTACTACACACTGCCGGTCGAGGCGGAAGAGACACTGCTGACGGTCTTCGACGCGACCGGTCAGGTGGTCTTTCAGACGGCCGGCGAAAACGGCAAGGGCCGTCATGGATATGTCTGGGACGGCAAGGACACACTGGGCAATCCGGTGGACCCCGGAACCTACAACGTTCAGGTCCTGGGTACCGACGAGGATGGTGAACCCCTGTCCGGCGACGTGAGCTATGCCGCCGTCGTCACGGGCGTCCACACCGAAAGCGGTACTCTGGTACTTGACATCAACGGCATCAGCCAGCCGCTCGACACCATTATCTCTGTCACCAAGACCCCAGCCATCTAG
- a CDS encoding flagellar hook-basal body complex protein, whose amino-acid sequence MSIYGAMFSGVSALFANSQALGMISDNISNVNTIGYKATRSRFATLVTSQANPNSYSPGGVSSKPQSLVDQQGLLQASASGTDIAISGRGFFIVNDSVDATADQATGSFMFTRAGSFSPDSNGYLRNTGGFYLMGWPTNNNGAIDLNGDGLSNSSDTVQRGALVETELRPVKVTSLIGSAAATSSAGIDANLPSTAAVGDQHVVTVQVFDSLGNGNNVNLTFTKSATNEWNITAPPPANAGTLSLTNSAGAVYHASGRLDFTANAAPGETIDIDGTTYSFVAGAPVGNQIQVGANLAATLTNIAAVDARITSDGVSTLNIIQSGTTAMTIDAFTGGLAAKIEQTAGITVSGLMAGTIAPAVVFDGNGVPTSFNVANMSIGGYSSGASNSAIAIDLGNTGGPSGLTQFASSFTVGSITQNGSRFGNFQGALIGEDGIVTAVFDNGETTPIYRLPIGTFPNPNGLNLVSGNAFSATDRAGDFFLNDAGSGSAGAIAAGALEQSGVDLAEEFTNMIIVQRAYSAGTKVITTADEMLDELVRVKR is encoded by the coding sequence ATGAGCATTTACGGCGCGATGTTCTCAGGCGTGTCAGCTTTGTTCGCCAACAGCCAGGCACTGGGGATGATCTCTGACAACATCTCAAACGTGAATACAATCGGCTATAAGGCAACGCGCAGCCGGTTTGCCACGCTGGTCACGTCACAGGCCAATCCCAACAGCTACTCACCCGGCGGCGTGTCTTCCAAACCACAGTCGCTGGTCGACCAGCAAGGCCTGTTGCAGGCCTCCGCCTCTGGCACGGACATCGCCATATCCGGACGCGGCTTCTTCATCGTCAATGACAGTGTTGACGCGACGGCCGATCAGGCTACGGGATCGTTTATGTTTACCCGTGCCGGCTCTTTTTCGCCCGATTCGAACGGCTATCTGCGCAACACCGGCGGCTTCTATCTGATGGGCTGGCCAACAAACAACAATGGCGCCATTGACCTCAACGGCGACGGATTGTCCAACTCCTCCGACACTGTTCAGCGCGGCGCGCTGGTGGAGACGGAGCTGCGGCCGGTCAAGGTCACCAGCCTGATTGGCTCCGCCGCGGCCACATCATCGGCCGGCATTGACGCCAACCTGCCATCAACCGCAGCCGTCGGCGATCAGCATGTGGTGACCGTGCAGGTCTTCGACAGCCTGGGCAATGGCAACAACGTCAATCTGACATTCACCAAGTCAGCGACGAATGAGTGGAACATCACCGCGCCGCCGCCCGCCAACGCCGGCACGCTAAGCCTGACCAACTCTGCCGGCGCGGTCTATCACGCCAGTGGCCGGCTGGACTTCACGGCCAATGCAGCGCCCGGTGAAACCATAGACATCGATGGGACGACCTACAGTTTTGTTGCAGGCGCCCCGGTCGGCAACCAGATCCAGGTCGGCGCCAACCTGGCAGCGACCCTGACCAACATCGCCGCTGTTGATGCGCGCATCACCAGCGACGGCGTCTCCACGCTGAACATTATCCAGAGCGGCACCACCGCCATGACCATCGACGCCTTTACCGGCGGCCTGGCCGCCAAGATCGAGCAGACCGCCGGCATTACCGTTTCGGGTTTGATGGCGGGCACCATTGCGCCGGCTGTGGTGTTTGACGGCAACGGTGTGCCGACCTCCTTCAATGTGGCGAACATGTCCATCGGGGGCTATTCCAGCGGCGCCAGCAACAGCGCCATCGCCATTGACCTTGGCAACACCGGTGGCCCCAGCGGCCTGACCCAGTTCGCCTCCAGCTTCACCGTTGGCTCCATAACGCAGAACGGCTCTCGCTTCGGCAATTTCCAGGGAGCCCTGATCGGCGAGGATGGCATCGTCACAGCAGTCTTCGATAATGGTGAAACCACACCCATCTACCGTCTGCCCATCGGCACCTTCCCCAACCCCAACGGCCTGAACCTGGTGTCGGGCAACGCCTTCTCCGCAACTGATCGTGCTGGTGACTTTTTCCTCAATGACGCCGGCAGTGGCTCCGCCGGCGCCATCGCCGCCGGCGCCCTGGAGCAGTCGGGTGTCGACCTGGCCGAAGAGTTCACCAACATGATTATCGTGCAGCGTGCCTATTCCGCTGGAACCAAGGTCATCACCACCGCCGACGAAATGCTTGATGAACTGGTTCGGGTCAAACGCTAA
- a CDS encoding DUF1153 domain-containing protein yields the protein MHEARHNSSGYDRDSVARTQAFSDLPPPDTKRWVIRRKAQVVAGVRNGVISLEDACARYTLSIEEFRTWQALIERHGVRGLRATRVQDYRAGTTDSGAGRHLR from the coding sequence ATGCACGAAGCCAGACACAACAGTTCCGGATACGATCGCGACAGCGTCGCGCGGACCCAGGCATTCAGTGACCTGCCGCCGCCGGACACTAAGCGGTGGGTGATCCGACGCAAGGCGCAAGTGGTCGCCGGCGTTCGCAATGGCGTCATCAGCCTGGAAGACGCGTGCGCCCGCTATACACTAAGCATCGAAGAATTCCGGACGTGGCAAGCGCTGATTGAGCGACATGGCGTTCGCGGGCTGCGCGCGACCAGAGTGCAGGACTACCGCGCCGGAACAACCGACAGTGGTGCCGGACGCCACCTCCGCTAA
- the fliF gene encoding flagellar basal-body MS-ring/collar protein FliF, translating into MNSPFDLLRSLGPIRLITMGLVVAALVGFFFFLTSRLTTPDMSLLFGDLEASDSSSIVTRLEQMNVPYELRAGGTQVFVPGDQALNLRVTLAGEGLLTGGSVGYEVFDGSDGLTATNFVQNINLVRALEGELARTIRTIDRVKGVRVHLVMPQRQLFSRDSEAPTASVVLDLGGGGRFGGNQIQAIQYLVAAAVPSLSPDDVSVIDTNGNLLARAGQDGATTAFGGVTAQEMRAGFEQRMARDLEALIDRTVGLGNAQARVSAEMDFDRITRNAETYDPDSQVVRSTQTVEEQANSSDNEGQEAVTVLSNLPGGNEQTDATASSASQSSRIEETVNYEISRIVTTEERQSGQVRRLSVALLINGVSTIAEDGTSTYTPRSEQELQQIEALVKTAIGFDESRGDTVEVINLPFAQVTEDTTVPLPPLFFGLGKEDYFRIAEILVLAIVGVLVILLVLRPLITRTLEALPKPKTPEERAAMLENQTREQAALAPPESAAPTEEESLIDLSQVEGRVRASSIKKMATIVDRHPEETVSVMRNWMYQESQG; encoded by the coding sequence GTGAATTCTCCATTTGACTTGCTTCGCAGTCTCGGCCCCATCCGGCTGATCACCATGGGTCTGGTGGTCGCCGCGCTGGTCGGGTTCTTTTTCTTTCTGACATCGCGCCTGACGACGCCCGACATGAGTCTGTTGTTCGGCGATCTTGAGGCGTCGGACTCATCGTCCATCGTCACCCGGCTGGAGCAGATGAATGTCCCCTATGAACTGCGCGCCGGCGGCACCCAGGTCTTCGTACCCGGCGACCAGGCGCTCAACCTGCGTGTCACCCTGGCCGGCGAAGGCCTGCTGACCGGCGGGTCCGTCGGCTATGAGGTCTTTGACGGCAGCGACGGCCTGACGGCCACCAACTTCGTTCAGAACATCAACCTGGTGCGAGCGCTGGAGGGGGAGCTGGCACGCACCATCCGCACCATTGACCGCGTCAAGGGCGTTCGCGTTCACCTGGTCATGCCGCAACGGCAATTGTTCAGCCGTGACAGCGAGGCACCTACCGCCTCCGTCGTACTGGACCTTGGCGGCGGCGGCCGATTTGGCGGCAACCAGATTCAGGCGATTCAATATCTTGTCGCGGCAGCCGTGCCGAGCCTGTCGCCGGACGACGTGTCGGTGATCGACACCAACGGAAACCTGCTGGCGCGGGCCGGACAGGATGGCGCGACAACCGCCTTTGGCGGCGTGACGGCACAGGAAATGCGGGCCGGCTTCGAGCAGCGCATGGCCCGTGATCTTGAAGCCCTGATCGACCGGACCGTCGGGCTGGGCAACGCCCAGGCGCGCGTCTCCGCCGAGATGGATTTCGACCGTATCACCCGCAATGCCGAGACCTACGATCCTGACAGCCAGGTGGTGCGGTCGACCCAAACCGTGGAGGAGCAAGCCAACTCCTCCGACAATGAAGGCCAGGAAGCGGTCACGGTTCTCAGCAATCTGCCTGGCGGCAACGAGCAGACGGACGCCACGGCCAGCAGCGCCAGCCAGTCCTCGCGCATCGAGGAGACCGTCAACTACGAGATATCGCGCATCGTCACGACGGAAGAACGGCAAAGCGGTCAGGTCCGTCGACTGTCGGTCGCCCTGTTGATCAACGGCGTTTCGACCATCGCTGAAGATGGCACATCAACCTATACGCCGCGCAGTGAGCAGGAGCTGCAACAGATTGAAGCTCTGGTGAAGACCGCGATCGGTTTTGATGAAAGCCGGGGCGATACGGTTGAGGTCATCAACCTGCCCTTTGCGCAAGTGACGGAAGACACGACGGTCCCCCTGCCGCCGCTGTTCTTCGGTCTTGGCAAGGAGGATTATTTCCGCATCGCCGAGATTCTTGTGCTGGCCATCGTCGGTGTTCTGGTCATCCTGTTGGTGTTGCGCCCGCTGATTACGCGCACACTTGAAGCCCTGCCCAAGCCGAAAACACCGGAAGAGCGCGCGGCCATGCTGGAAAACCAGACCCGCGAGCAGGCAGCGCTTGCGCCGCCGGAGAGCGCCGCACCGACAGAGGAGGAATCGCTTATCGACCTTAGCCAGGTCGAAGGCCGGGTCCGCGCCTCATCCATCAAGAAGATGGCGACCATTGTCGACCGCCATCCGGAGGAAACCGTGTCGGTTATGCGTAACTGGATGTACCAGGAAAGCCAGGGTTAG
- the fliG gene encoding flagellar motor switch protein FliG, translating to MRVRDDYRGLSGQERAAILVLTVGEEVASKVLPLMDEEEIRDLSQTMANLGNVSSDIVERLIIDFTEQMSSTGSLTGSYESTERLLTRILDEGQVESIMEEIRGPAGRTMWDKLNNVNEEVLATYLKSEYPQTVSVVLSKIRPDHAAKVLGVLPESFAMEVVMRMLRMEAVQKEILDDVERTLRTEFMSNLARSNRRDAHEMMADIFNAFDRSTEERFMDALEERSKDAAEKIKSLMFTFQDLSKLDTSGVQTVIRHAEKERLAIGLKGASEDLKTLFFSNMSERASRIMKEDMEAMGPVRLRDVDEAQAYIVQIAKDLAERGEITIADTGGEDELVY from the coding sequence ATGCGCGTTCGTGATGACTATCGCGGCCTGTCGGGCCAGGAACGGGCAGCCATCCTCGTGCTGACGGTCGGCGAGGAGGTGGCGTCCAAAGTGCTGCCTCTGATGGACGAGGAAGAGATCCGCGACCTGTCCCAGACCATGGCCAATCTCGGCAATGTCAGTTCGGACATCGTCGAGCGGTTGATCATCGACTTCACCGAGCAGATGTCATCTACCGGGTCCCTTACCGGCAGCTATGAATCCACGGAGCGACTGCTGACCCGCATTCTCGACGAAGGACAGGTCGAGAGCATCATGGAGGAAATACGCGGCCCGGCGGGCCGCACCATGTGGGACAAGCTGAACAACGTTAACGAAGAGGTTCTGGCGACCTATCTGAAGAGTGAGTATCCGCAGACGGTCTCTGTGGTCCTGTCGAAGATTCGCCCCGATCACGCCGCCAAGGTTCTGGGCGTCCTGCCGGAAAGCTTCGCCATGGAAGTGGTCATGCGCATGCTGCGCATGGAAGCGGTTCAGAAAGAGATCCTGGACGACGTGGAGCGGACCCTGCGAACAGAGTTTATGAGCAATCTGGCGCGCTCCAACCGGCGTGATGCCCATGAAATGATGGCTGACATTTTCAACGCCTTTGACCGCAGCACCGAAGAGCGGTTCATGGACGCTCTAGAAGAGCGCAGCAAGGACGCCGCGGAGAAGATCAAGAGCCTCATGTTTACATTCCAGGATCTGTCGAAGCTCGATACGTCAGGCGTACAGACCGTTATCCGCCATGCCGAGAAGGAACGACTGGCCATTGGCCTGAAGGGCGCATCGGAAGACCTCAAGACGCTGTTCTTCTCTAACATGAGCGAGCGGGCCAGCCGTATCATGAAGGAGGATATGGAGGCCATGGGGCCGGTTCGGTTGCGCGATGTGGACGAGGCGCAGGCCTATATCGTGCAGATTGCAAAAGACCTTGCCGAGCGCGGCGAGATCACTATCGCCGACACCGGCGGCGAAGATGAGCTGGTGTACTAG